Proteins encoded by one window of Vicinamibacteria bacterium:
- a CDS encoding integron integrase, with product MSLNQAAGDNRPRLLEQMRLTLERRHYARRTATAYVHWAKRFILFHRKRHPREMGVREVREFLSYLASRRRVSPSTQNQALSALLFLYKGVLEVDLPWVDSIERAKGAIRLPVVLDSHEVRALLHRMSGTPRLVAALLYGSGLRLLEGLRLRAKDVDFRRRLVTVRDAKGRVDRNTILPTRIQKPLWEHLKRVHRQFESDLRHGAGFVELPYALARKYPNARRDWSWQWVFPATRIYVDPATRERRRHHLHETVIQRAVKDARRLAGLTKPATSHTFRHSFATHLLQSGYDIRTIQKLLGHKDVSTTMIYTHVLEDGPHRVRSPLDDTI from the coding sequence CGGCGCACCGCCACGGCGTATGTTCATTGGGCGAAGCGTTTCATTCTGTTCCATCGTAAGCGCCACCCGCGAGAAATGGGAGTCCGCGAGGTCCGCGAGTTTCTTTCCTACCTAGCCTCGCGTCGCCGCGTCAGCCCGTCGACCCAGAATCAAGCCCTGAGTGCTCTTCTGTTTCTCTACAAGGGCGTGCTCGAGGTCGACTTGCCATGGGTCGATTCGATCGAGCGAGCCAAGGGTGCGATACGACTGCCGGTCGTTCTCGACTCTCACGAGGTGCGAGCCCTGCTGCACCGCATGAGCGGCACGCCGCGGCTCGTGGCCGCTTTGTTGTATGGCTCGGGACTCCGGCTGCTCGAGGGTCTCCGCCTCCGCGCCAAGGATGTCGACTTCAGGCGCCGTCTCGTCACGGTAAGAGACGCCAAGGGTCGCGTCGACCGAAACACGATCCTCCCGACGCGTATCCAAAAGCCCTTATGGGAGCACTTGAAGCGAGTCCATCGCCAGTTCGAGTCCGATCTCCGCCACGGGGCGGGATTCGTAGAGCTACCCTACGCCCTGGCGAGAAAATACCCCAACGCGCGCCGGGACTGGTCGTGGCAATGGGTGTTTCCGGCGACCCGGATCTATGTCGATCCCGCGACAAGGGAGCGCCGTCGTCATCATCTTCACGAGACCGTCATCCAGCGCGCCGTCAAGGACGCCCGGCGACTCGCGGGCCTCACCAAACCCGCCACCTCTCATACTTTCCGTCACTCGTTTGCAACCCATCTTCTTCAAAGCGGCTACGACATCCGTACCATCCAAAAACTGCTGGGACACAAGGACGTCAGCACGACGATGATCTATACCCACGTCCTCGAGGACGGCCCCCACCGCGTTAGAAGCCCTCTGGACGATACGATTTGA